agagATTAGTATTTTTAATTTAGGTTCCCAGATATGGGGACCCTGGGCCCTGGAGGAGTGCTCTGCAACGCAGGTGGCCACTAGGGGAAGATGTTTGCCCAGGCTTTTCTgctatttacacacacacacacacacacacacacacacacacacacacagagagagagagagagagagagagagaggagagagagagagagagagagagagagagagagagagagagagagagagagagagagagagagcgagagagagagagagaaagagagagtatCCACAACTAGTTTAGCGAGTAATTCAGCCTGAGGCAGAGCAAAGAGTTGTGCTCTGTAGTTTTTAAGTGACATAATGTCTCTGAATTAGAACGCTGTTCCCTGTTGCacctgtctttttattttgttctttcttaTCTTAAAGAAAAAAGGTAGCGGTactgctgcacatgcacacaaacatacagtctCAGCAAATTACTCACCGCATCACAGTGGcatagtttattttcattacagtGTGTGATCATTGATCTGAACACAGGACCAAATCAATGAGGAAGACCAATTTCTTTCTTCATAGAATCTGTCGCAGCTAGCGCTTGTGTGCAGAAGCAGATATTAATCACCTGAGCTGTTCGCACGGCTCGTTGTGAGAGCATGAAGACTGAGaatcacatgaacacacatgatctgaaaaaaataaaacaaaacacctgcatgtgcacacaggaggaggagacaaagagagaaaaagtggaTGCATAACAGCAGGGCAGCAGGGTAgctgggtggtggtggggggcaCTCAGGTTTAATCTGGCCTTTGATCTTTATAGAAAAATAGCAaaagaaactaaataaaaattgGTCTAAAAATGCATGACATGGATCACTttttatgctgttgttttggggtttttttttgtgaggtaAACAAATGTTCTTTAAAAGATCCCTAatcattaatttgatttttcataATCTGAGCACAGCAGGCACTTTGCACAGCAAACACAGGATTCTTGTACCAAATTTGCATCtcaacaatacaataaaatacaataggCATTTGCTGCAGGCCTGTGCCCCATgattaagtttcagttttggctTTGTCAATAGACCTTGTTTAGGCTGATTACTTAATCGTGTTCCATCTTAACAAAGAAGCCATTAAAACATATTGATCCAGCATTGCTTGTTCCTATTAGGCAGGAATGGGGTACTTCTATGAATACATGAGAGAAAAAGTAGAACGCAGTTAAGAACAGATTCTGGATGAAGCATAACTAAAAGTATAATTACAGCATTCATTAATAATAAGCAATACAATTATGTATCTATTATtcataaaatagaataaagcaGTGGCAATTCAACGCTGAGTGCTCATGAACACTACCCTAAGGCGTCCTTTTATGAGTGGTTGATGAATGATGTTTGTTAGTGCTGGCCAGTTCGAGCTAAGACCCCAATTTATCAGAGTGAGTGATCTTAGCTCTCCGAGGGAAAACTTACTCTCGGGGCCACTCTGCAGGCCTCCTGGCCAGCAGCACTGTTTACACCCAGCCCATACATTACTGCTCACCTTCAGCTGACGGTGACAGACCTTCCTGACAGAGAAAGCACGATACAGAAGAGGTGAATAAATCAGTGACTCGCCTCTCTTCAGACAGGAGGCTCCAATCCGAGCTTATAACATTTTATGAAAACATCTGATCCACAGAGAAATATTTGTGCCTGGGGGAAGAAGTGATATCACAGTTGACACAGGAACAAATGATTGTACGTTACTGAAGATACTAGGTAATGCAATGTAGGTAGGTTGACAGACACTAAGATTACACTgttattgtctttgtttttgttagcaTTGTGAGTAGCTCTGGGAACCCACAGTTGgtatgtttttctgtcattaaccACCTTTACACATTTCCATTGTTTGTCATTTGGCACACTCTTCTCCAAAGCAACGTACAAGTGAGATACAGTCCAGTCACAggattttgtacagacattcatgtaCTGATTTATGTGATCCTCTGAAGGTTTATCTGTGATGTCACTAtgaggttgatttttttttttaagtgaattaTCTCAACATctattgacacacacactcacacatcaacCTGGAGCTTTCACAAAGCTTTCCTGATTGTCACTGATCTTCGCAGGAGGCAGGGGTTTCCCTGTCTTAGAAAGACTACAAGCATTGATGTCAGCGAATGACACTGAATCCAAACCAGGATCTCTGACCTGAATCCCCTAAGGTATGCCATGGAAGAGAGTACAGGAACAAGCGGCTAAAGAACCATAAACTGATTGTTATTTTGAATGATCTGTTTCATAATTACTAATTATCATACAATGACGCACTGTTgttggaatgtgtgtgtgactgctctCTATCCGTTTTATCGAACCCTCATTAGTCCTCCCCCCTACAGGCTCTAGGACTGAGAATTGTCCAGAAGAAGTAATTACAATATTGATCATTCAGTCATCCTATCTGTCCTCCTTCCAATATTGTTCTTACAGTTAACCCTTTACACTACAGGAGAGGAAACTGTGCCGTCACTTAACATGTTACTATACCTCCACCATATACAGGACCTGACTTCCCTTTGCAGATCAGAATCCAAGAAACAGGCTCATTCTCTTCATCCTGTCAAacagagacattaaaaacaaatggttAGTGGTGTTGTTGTCACGAAGAGAACCAGCATAAAGCCAATGATTCATGGGAGGTCACAATCCATTAAAAAGGAATGTGAAGCAGacctctttttgtttctttttaaagtgaTGCAGTGAAGTTGATGCGAGGGTGAAGTCAAGTTTAATGTCACACTAAAAGCATTCATCTGTCATGCTTAACTATTGCAACATGACTGCTTAGTAACAAACTGGGAATAGTGATATAAATATCAGTTTAGGAGAATCAATAACATGATAATTAGAATTGGTTGTTTAAATCCCCAAAGGTGCCAAAGGACATTTCATGGTTGCATTTCAGCAAGCTTTTGTAGCCTCATAGCAACGAGAATCTACATTTAAAAAGGTAGTCAAAGAACATTTGAGCTTCTGTCTACAGCAGAGCTTTCTCACCacaaataatgacaaatgtaGTATTGTGGTGCATCAGAAATGGCTGGAAGttgcaaacacaacattttacatGCTGAGATATGTAGTAAGTAGGTCTACACTTTCCAAAGCAGGGGAAGATATCAACAAAGCAAAATGGAAATAAGGACAAAAACAGTTCAATTTAACTGAGTGTTGACATATGTAAAGCTGGTTCTatttaatcaataaaatcaGCTGAGGTTGAATATGATCTCTCTGGTCACTGTGAAATCCAGGAAGTTGTTATGCACATATGCTGTTTAACTTTGTGGTATTCGTTTTCTGGACAAGCAAGCCCATTCCTGTATTTAGTGCCAGCGATCCTGCACTCATTTAAAGCTAGCAGTAGATAATGTTTTTGATTTGGAACTTGAAAAATAGTTTAGTATTGTAACTATTTttcgacaaaaaaaaaaaaaaaaaaaatattattatcaAGTCAAAAGTGCTTTACCAgtactgtgtgggtgtggtttggATTTAAATGACACTGCAGGCAACTCAAGCAAACGACCCCACAACTGGCATTATGCTCTGATTCAAATGTTACTCAACTCTGATTGGAAATAAAGTTAGTGACATCGTGTTTTCCAGCTGAGCCCCGCCTACATGAATCCAGTTACAAAAAcgaagaacaaaaacagaaatacagaaggAACCACAACTGACTCCATCACTCATAATAAGCAGTCAACTGACAGCTGTCTCTGACTCGACTGACAGGACGTCTGCCTGGCTCCACCCATCAAGAGTATgctggaaatggaaaatgggGAGTAGGGAACGAGGTGTGGGCAAACTCTGGTAAAGAGGCCTGGCAATGTTGTATCTGTCAACACAGGGGCTTGGGGACAGAGACAAATCAATATGTTGCACAACACCAACCACTGCCCATCTCCACCTAACAGGATCTGGATGCCACCAAAATACAGGTGACCTAGAGACAATATTACTTAACTGCTAAAGTTCAGAAGTTGCTCTGCTTGTGGTGTTTGTAGCTGTCACCAAACAGCGTGCATTACCACCTCCGAGATCCTGGTTTATAAAATGGACTTAGGATCAATTTTGATCTCAAATAGAAATTAAGCCACAAATAAGTAGTTCTTTAAGCTTACTTTGATGTGGAAATGATTTAATCTCAAGGCAAACCTTTGACTTTACTGAAGGGATTTCCTGCTGGTTTTGTAGGGGTATTACAGATCTTGGTGTGAGCAGTTCCATGCAGGAACTATTTCCTTTCCATCCAGCAGATGAATGCAAGTGCTCTCAatgcattaaagaaaaaactATTCTGGTCCTTCCAGCAGTTTGGGTTTAGTGGTTATTTCAAGGCCACAGTGGCAAACTGTCTTCATTCACTTCCCACTTTATTCACATCTTAACTAATTAAGACTTACTTCTGGATTATGATAAGTTCCATTATAAAGATAGAGATAAACCACTGAATTAGACTACATCACAAGAGCACATCAGAAAGTTATGGCAAATGGTCTGAGCTGTTTCTCTCAGCCTTTTGAAGTTATGAACATTTCACAAGATTTGTGCCTACAGAGGCCATCTTCTCTCCAGAATTTTGCTTTATATGAAAAGTGAGGCACAATAAAGGTTCAGGTAAAAACTGAagatgtgtgtttgcattcacaGGGGCTGCAAACTCCTTTCCTCTGACtgaaggttgtgtgtgtggcccaAAACTCAACCTCAACTCCTCTTGGgactttctcactttgtaaactaAGTTGCGTTGTGTAGTTGCTTTGATTGTATGATACTGACACGGATGTGTTTATACTGGAGGCACACTGTATCCTGCAATACTGCAAAATGACATGCTGGGAATAAGACCAAACTCTCATTGCACAATCAGACAAAATGTTCTGGTGGAAACTACCAGCTGACGCTGACAAAGCTAATTCAGCTAACACTTCCAAGTAAAGTACTAGTACATTAAAACTGTACTTAATAATCTTACTAGAGTAAAGGTATGCAGTTAGTTTCCACCAATGGTGTGCACAGCAATGTGACTCAGAACATTGCATACATGCAATCCATTCTAGAATGGAACTCTAACAGTCTATATCTACTGTGTACATTCACTCAGAACCAACACACTCGCTTCACCCTCAGCAGTCGAACAAAGAAAACGTGTGTGTCTTCAGAGGAAATTATCTGATCGACCAAAGAAATCTTACTTCTAAAACCTATCCTGCGTCTCACGTGCTCGTTGTCAGTATCATCCACCACCatggagagaagagacagcCAACCCAGCTGGGTGAGATGTTCAAACCAGGAGACACTTTACACATTTTAGTCACTACTGCTCTTGGAGAGAAACTTCCTCTTGTTTAACTGTTTGTTCAtagtttttttcctcaaaagcttcagctgttaaaactgatttaattaatgattaatgatttgATGAATGAGATTATGCTGTATTTCATAGTAGTTTGTAGTTCATAATGTAAAGTCTTTTCACATACAAACTCTTTCGCTTTTGGTGtcactgtcaaataaatggacaaaaaaacaaacaccaacacttTTCTTAATCTGTGAAATGaagatgttttcatgtatttcttcaaatgtatttcacaCAGGCGGACATCATGGAAATGGAGGACATTTCCTttgatgaggaaaataaaaaattaaaggcTGAGCTCCAAGAGGCCAAAGACGAGATCAGacgcaaagaaaacaaaatcagctcTCTTCAGCGCAACCTCTCTGCTCTAGAGGAAAATTACTACACAGCTATCAAGAAAGAGCGTGAGAAGGCAGAgcatgaactgaaaaagaaagaagaggagatcTTCTATGTAAGAAAGAGGCTCCACGCTCagagcaaagaaacagagagggtgagagcATCTCTTGATGAATGGAAAAAGTCCACCAAACTGAACAGTGTGGAAGAAAAGTGGCAGAGGAAAGTCAGCCAGCTTGAGGAACTCCTCCTACAGAAAGATAAGCTGGTCAGGCAGGCTGATAACAAAAGAAGAGCCCGTGCTAAGGCTCACATTGATACCTTGGCCCAGCTGGGTGTCACAGAGTCAGCTttgaaacagagcagacagacctGTGAGGCTTTGGAGCAGAAGATCCAAAGTCAGTTGGCTGGAAGTAATGTGAGCCACCAGAAGAAGCTCTTAGAGCAAGAGAAGGGCTTCAAGAAAGAGCTTGAAGAAAAAGTGAGGAGTTTCCAGAGAcaactggaagaaaaagaaaagaccttccagaaagagatggaagaaaaagaaaagaccttccagaaagagatggaagaaaaagaaaagaccttCCAGAAAGAGCTTTCCCAGGCAAACCAGAGCTTTAAGAAGGAGCTCTCAGACAGTCAGCTTCAGTCCTCAAAGGAGCTCTTCCTATTGTCTGAGACTTGGGAGATAAGAGCCCAGCAgtggaaacaagaaaagagagatctGGAGGAGACGCTGCTGGTGAAAGAGAACATACTGAAGCACAAAGAAGCAGAGGGGGTGAAAGCATCTCTGGATGAGTGGAAAAAGTCCACTGAACTGAAAAGCGTGGAAGAAAAGTGGCAGAGGAAAGTCAGCCAGCTTGAGGAACTCCTCCTACAGAAAGATAAGCTGGTCAGGCAGGCTGATAACAAAAGAAGAGCTCATGCTCAGGCTCACACTGACACTTTGGCCCAGCTGGTCGTCACACAGTCAGCtctgaaacagagcagacagacatgtgAGGCTTTGGAGCAGAAGATCCAAAGTCAGATGGCTAAAAATAATGTGAGCCACCAGAAGAAGCTCTTAGGGCAAGAGAAGGGCTTCAAGAAAAAACTGGAAGCAAAAGAGCGACATTTCCAGAGAGagctggaagaaaaagaaaagaccttccagaaagagatggaagaaaaagaaaagaccttccagaaagagatggaagaaaaagaaaagaccttCCAGAAAGAGCTTTCCCAGGCAAACCAGAGCTTTAAGAAGGAGCTCTCAGACAGTCAGCTTCAGTCCTCAAAGGAGCTCTTCCTATTGTCTGAGACTTGGGAGAGAAGAGCCCAGCAgtggaaacaagaaaagagagatctGGAGGAGACGCTGCTGGTGAAAGAGAACATACTGAAGCACAAAGAAGCAGAGGGGGTGAAAGCATCTCTTGATGAGTGGAAAAAGTCCACTAAACTGAAAAGCGTGGAAGAAAAGTGGCAGAGGAAAGTCAGCCAGCTTGAGGAAGTCCTCCAAGAGAAAGATAAGCTGGTCAGCAGAGCTGATGACAAAAGAGCCCGTGCTAAGGCTCACACTGACACTTTGGCCCAGCTGGACGCCACACAGTCAGCtctgaaacagagcagacagacatgtgAGGCTTTGGAGCAGAAGATCCAAAGTCAGTTGGCTGAAAGTAATGTGAGCCACCAGAAGAAGCTCTTAGAGCAAGAGAAGGGCTTCAAGAAAGtgctggaagaaaaagaaaggagctTCCAGAAACAGTTTTCCCAGGCAAAACAGAGCTTTGAGAAGGAGCTCTCAGACAGTCAGCTTCAGTCCACAAAGGAGCTCTTTCTATTGTCTGAGACTTGGGAGAGAAGGGCCCAGCAgtggaaacaagaaaagagagatctggaggagatgctgctggtgaaagagaaaatatggaacaatgaagaagcagagaggaaaaaggagctCCAGCACCTCACAAAGCCCTTCCAGCTTCAGGTAAGCAGTCACATCTCATCTTTTTGATTCTAACAGTATTTTTCATTGGACTTGTGGAcgtgaaataaaacacattgtttttctctttacagcaactgacaaaagcaaaggcagaaaagaagcagaagaagaacttctggagctgcaggctgcagaaaTAGAACAGCAGCAAAGGCAGTTTTTCTGCTACTTGTCCTTTTCAGGACGACTCGCCTCCCTCAACTcaccccacctcctcttctcacCCCTAACCCATCTCCTCGTCCTCTTTCCCAATCCCAACTCCCTCTACCCTTCCTCATCTTTCTTCAACCTTTATGAATTTCTTTAAAgcattcatcaaaataaaaatggaaaaaaaatcttatttatcTATGTGTCTTTCTGAGTAGACACATAAATGTCACATGATACGGCagcagatttgttttcagtttctcatcATAACACAGTCAGGAATGAAAATTTACTCACTTACCACAAATTTATGACCAGCTATTTTTGGAGGGCAGGATCTCGACTTTTCTTACTGCCGGTTTTTCAGGGATCAGTTTTCTCTTGCAGGTCAATTGTTGTTGAGTGCTAATTATCATGGAATAATGTAAGAATGTATGGGTAGTAAGGCTGAATGGTGATGCCATCTCCAAAGCACAGCTGTTGATCCTTAGTTTTACAGGTATTTCTTCACAAATTGAACACTAtttcaaaacttaaaatgttAACCGAATAGTTGTGCTGCTCTTAAAGTTTATGGTTCACATCTTTTCCAGTTGATCGATAAACAGTCCTGATATGCCAACTTTTGGTTGCAGTTATTCCCCTTTCTGTCCTTACTGGTCATAAAGAGATCACGTTCAAGTTTCAATGTAAGAGATGTGCACATCTGTGCACATCACACACTGTGCAAGTTTAGATAAAGCGAGTTAGACAAATGGATATCTTTACAGTTACAGCCGTTTTCTCTcaacctttctctctctctttccctggaCACTGATTCCTCGTAATGATCACAATGGGGGCGTCTTACTAAACAGACTGTAACTTAATAGCCATTTGATTTGATCTCAAACCACTGAAGCCTCTTATTAGCTTATGAACTTCAGAATCTTTGAACAGAATCAGGACTGTGGGTTTTGTCCTCTAACTCTTCCATTACAAGAAAAGGACCTCTTACAGATGGCAGGAATGATTTCAGAGACCATTAACTCCTTAGGACAGTGTATTCTCTAACCAAAGCTAAGTTGAAGATGTCTGAATATacaatgtattattttaatttttttttcatgcaggaAAAAAGATGTCCATGTCctaaacaaaaccagaaaacaacTTCTTTTAGTCATGCCTTGAAATGTTCATGTATCAGAAATTTTGTCAAGGTAATCTAAAAATTCAGGGATTTTGATGGTCTGCTCTGTACTTGGGACATCGACTGTATGTCTGTCCATCCTGGGTGAAAAATCCCTCCTCCGTGGTGCTGAGTCTGCTGTCTTCGTCCTTCGGGTTTGTGACATCCATTTCTTTGACTCTGTTTATTAAGTAGGAATTACAAGAATAACAGTTAAGGGTGCACAATATCAGTTACGTATCGATCGCTATGGCTGATAAATACAGCCACTCATACAAAGGAAATTTTTTTCAATGACTTAACAAGCACGACACCTCCACACTCCAAAACAGAAGCTGGTGGTAAGCACCTTTAAAATTCTGGTAATCAACACAGAGACGAAGAACAAGatgaagagtggaagctgttacagctgtgaAGCTGTCTAtagatttaaaatgcaatgtcatcaAAGTCTCTGCTGTTGTattggtcaggtgtcccaatacttttgtctatatagtgtagttctTAgttgaaactgctcacaacaaggtctgtgcaTTACCTTGAGTaaccaggtcatgatttctggaaagagacattacTCTGAGTTTTTCAGGTGTATGTAcgtatgtatgcatgcacatatgcatgtgtgtactggTGCACTGAGCATCCCAAGTGAATTGCTAGTGAATACCACTAAATTCAAGAGAATTCAGATATttcaaaatacatacatactgttACTCTGCTCCACCTTACCGCAGCTGTGACACACTCCCAAGCTGTGcgtttggctttgtttgtcaaCCCACTATTCAGTCTATCaaataacaaacacactctcCTTTCGGTCTCTTCTAATGCCACATTATATGATGACCCCTGGACT
The Scatophagus argus isolate fScaArg1 chromosome 21, fScaArg1.pri, whole genome shotgun sequence genome window above contains:
- the LOC124053090 gene encoding trichohyalin-like, whose amino-acid sequence is MERRDSQPSWADIMEMEDISFDEENKKLKAELQEAKDEIRRKENKISSLQRNLSALEENYYTAIKKEREKAEHELKKKEEEIFYVRKRLHAQSKETERVRASLDEWKKSTKLNSVEEKWQRKVSQLEELLLQKDKLVRQADNKRRARAKAHIDTLAQLGVTESALKQSRQTCEALEQKIQSQLAGSNVSHQKKLLEQEKGFKKELEEKVRSFQRQLEEKEKTFQKEMEEKEKTFQKEMEEKEKTFQKELSQANQSFKKELSDSQLQSSKELFLLSETWEIRAQQWKQEKRDLEETLLVKENILKHKEAEGVKASLDEWKKSTELKSVEEKWQRKVSQLEELLLQKDKLVRQADNKRRAHAQAHTDTLAQLVVTQSALKQSRQTCEALEQKIQSQMAKNNVSHQKKLLGQEKGFKKKLEAKERHFQRELEEKEKTFQKEMEEKEKTFQKEMEEKEKTFQKELSQANQSFKKELSDSQLQSSKELFLLSETWERRAQQWKQEKRDLEETLLVKENILKHKEAEGVKASLDEWKKSTKLKSVEEKWQRKVSQLEEVLQEKDKLVSRADDKRARAKAHTDTLAQLDATQSALKQSRQTCEALEQKIQSQLAESNVSHQKKLLEQEKGFKKVLEEKERSFQKQFSQAKQSFEKELSDSQLQSTKELFLLSETWERRAQQWKQEKRDLEEMLLVKEKIWNNEEAERKKELQHL